From a region of the Streptomyces tirandamycinicus genome:
- a CDS encoding ABC transporter ATP-binding protein: MPARETFRALYRHFRPHRWTVACGAVLALLGAAGGLLQPLAAKALVDRLGAGESINGILLVLTALVVVGTAIHAAGAYVLERTAESVVLAARRTLIGRLLRLRVPEVERTQPGDLMSRVTSDTTLLRAVTTQSIVSAFTGSLSFVATLVMMAVMDAVLLGVTVGVIVLVGGAVALAMPRIARATQRAQEAVGEISTVLERVFGAFRTVKASGAEERETAVVEAAARRAWRYGVRTAKWQSVAGASVGLAVQVSFLAVLGIGGARVASGAISVSTLMAFLLYLFYLIEPVTELVEAASQYQVGSAAVARIAEAERLETELLDTERLETEEPRRAGPARPGAPGKAASVRFEDVSFRYRDDLPYVHRGVTFEVPGAGMTAFVGPSGAGKTTVFGLVERFYEATGGRVVVDGRDVRDWPLTELRAAIGYVEQDAPVLAGTLRENLVFAAPGATEEEIRDVLVRARLDGLVDRLPDGLETVVGHRGSKLAGGERQRVAIARALLRRPRLLLLDEATSQLDAVNELALRDVVAEIAREVTVLVVAHRLSTVTLADRIVVMDAGRVRAIGSHARLVAEDPLYGELAATQFLSSAR, translated from the coding sequence ATGCCCGCCCGCGAGACCTTCCGGGCGCTCTACCGCCATTTCCGGCCCCACCGCTGGACCGTCGCGTGCGGGGCCGTCCTCGCCCTCCTCGGGGCCGCCGGCGGCCTGCTCCAGCCGCTGGCCGCGAAGGCCCTGGTGGACCGGCTCGGCGCGGGCGAATCCATCAACGGGATCCTGCTGGTGCTCACCGCGCTCGTGGTCGTCGGCACGGCGATCCACGCCGCCGGTGCCTATGTGCTGGAGCGGACCGCCGAGTCGGTCGTGCTGGCGGCCCGCCGGACGCTCATCGGCCGCCTGCTGAGACTGCGGGTGCCGGAGGTGGAGCGGACCCAGCCGGGCGACCTGATGTCCCGGGTCACCTCGGACACCACGCTCCTGCGCGCCGTGACCACGCAGTCGATCGTCTCGGCGTTCACCGGGTCCCTCTCCTTCGTCGCGACGCTCGTGATGATGGCCGTCATGGACGCCGTACTGCTCGGCGTCACCGTGGGCGTGATCGTTCTGGTCGGCGGCGCCGTCGCGCTGGCGATGCCGAGGATCGCGCGGGCCACTCAGCGGGCGCAGGAGGCGGTCGGGGAGATCTCCACCGTGCTGGAGCGGGTGTTCGGCGCGTTCCGTACGGTCAAGGCGTCGGGTGCCGAGGAGCGCGAGACCGCCGTCGTGGAGGCGGCGGCGCGGCGGGCGTGGCGGTACGGCGTGCGGACGGCCAAGTGGCAGTCGGTCGCGGGGGCGTCGGTGGGGCTCGCCGTACAGGTGTCGTTCCTGGCGGTGCTCGGGATCGGTGGGGCGCGGGTCGCGTCGGGGGCGATCTCCGTCTCCACGCTGATGGCGTTCCTGCTCTACCTCTTCTACCTGATCGAGCCGGTGACGGAGCTGGTCGAGGCGGCTTCCCAGTACCAGGTGGGCTCGGCGGCGGTCGCCCGGATCGCGGAGGCGGAGCGGCTGGAGACGGAGTTGCTGGACACGGAGCGGCTGGAGACGGAGGAACCGCGTCGCGCCGGCCCCGCCCGGCCCGGCGCTCCCGGCAAGGCGGCGTCCGTGCGGTTCGAGGACGTGTCCTTCCGGTACCGGGACGACCTGCCGTACGTCCACCGCGGCGTCACCTTCGAGGTTCCCGGCGCGGGCATGACGGCCTTCGTCGGTCCCTCGGGAGCGGGCAAGACGACGGTCTTCGGGCTCGTCGAGCGGTTCTACGAGGCGACCGGCGGACGGGTGGTGGTCGACGGGCGGGACGTACGGGACTGGCCGCTGACCGAGCTGCGCGCCGCCATCGGCTACGTGGAGCAGGACGCACCGGTGCTGGCCGGGACGCTGCGGGAGAACCTGGTCTTCGCGGCCCCCGGCGCGACGGAGGAAGAGATCCGGGACGTCCTCGTCCGGGCGCGGCTGGACGGGCTGGTGGACCGGCTGCCCGACGGGCTGGAGACGGTGGTCGGGCACCGCGGCTCCAAGCTGGCCGGCGGCGAGCGCCAGCGGGTGGCGATAGCGCGGGCGCTGCTGCGCCGCCCCCGGCTGCTGCTCCTGGACGAGGCGACGTCGCAGCTCGACGCGGTCAACGAACTGGCGCTCCGGGACGTCGTCGCGGAGATCGCCCGCGAGGTGACGGTGCTGGTGGTAGCCCACCGGCTCTCCACCGTGACACTGGCCGACCGGATCGTGGTGATGGACGCCGGGCGGGTCCGTGCGATCGGCTCCCACGCGCGGCTGGTGGCGGAGGACCCGCTGTACGGGGAACTGGCGGCGACGCAGTTCCTGTCGTCGGCGCGATGA
- the pspAA gene encoding PspA-associated protein PspAA → MIVRIMGEGQWTLEDSHFDELNKLDDELLAEMETGDAEGFRRTLCALLDEVRRCGAPLADDALEPSELILPSPDATLDEVRAMLSDDGLIPG, encoded by the coding sequence ATGATCGTACGGATCATGGGGGAGGGGCAGTGGACCCTGGAGGACAGCCACTTCGACGAGCTGAACAAGCTCGACGACGAGCTGCTCGCCGAGATGGAGACGGGTGACGCGGAAGGCTTCCGCCGCACCCTGTGCGCCCTGCTCGACGAGGTGCGCCGCTGCGGGGCACCGCTCGCGGACGACGCCCTGGAGCCCTCCGAGCTGATCCTGCCCTCCCCTGACGCGACGCTCGACGAGGTCCGCGCCATGCTCAGCGACGACGGCCTCATCCCGGGCTGA
- a CDS encoding HesB/IscA family protein produces the protein MSVSDETTTVSDGILLSDAAAAKVKALLEQEGRDDLALRVAVQPGGCSGLRYQLFFDERSLDGDVVKEFDGVRVVTDRMSAPYLGGASIDFVDTIEKQGFTIDNPNATGSCACGDSFS, from the coding sequence ATGTCCGTATCGGACGAGACCACCACCGTGAGCGACGGCATCCTCCTGTCCGACGCCGCCGCGGCCAAGGTGAAGGCCCTGCTGGAGCAGGAGGGCCGGGACGACCTGGCGCTGCGCGTCGCGGTTCAGCCCGGCGGCTGCTCCGGCCTGCGCTACCAGCTCTTCTTCGACGAGCGCTCGCTCGACGGCGACGTCGTCAAGGAGTTCGACGGGGTCAGGGTCGTCACCGACCGCATGAGCGCGCCGTACCTCGGTGGGGCGTCCATCGACTTCGTCGACACGATCGAGAAGCAGGGCTTCACGATCGACAACCCGAACGCGACGGGCTCCTGCGCCTGCGGCGACTCCTTCAGCTGA
- a CDS encoding bifunctional adenosylcobinamide kinase/adenosylcobinamide-phosphate guanylyltransferase, with amino-acid sequence MELTLLGTGAPAGLPRPDCPCAVCATARGDRARAATALLVDGALLLDLTPGAALAAARAGRSLVGVRQVLLSHPHSGPAVELPAGLPAAGRVPDGQELTLISGHRVRAVALDSPGTGYEVASLDGERLLYLPPGGAPAGVTDGDPLPYDMVVADVLGRPDGLAKLRARGAVGPTTDVIAVHIDHDALPGPELDRRLAASGARTVPDGTTLYVGEYQDVPDVPRRTLVTGGARSGKSLEAERRLEAFPDVVYVATSGTRGGDAEWAERITVHRERRPGSWRTLETCDLVPLLAGSGPPLLIDCLSLWLTDAMDQVGAWDDERWETSGRTALRRRTAALVEALRATRRTVVAVTNEVGSGVVPATASGRRFRDELGRLNASFAAECEHVVLMVAGQALPLR; translated from the coding sequence GTGGAACTGACACTGCTCGGCACCGGAGCCCCCGCGGGGCTCCCGCGCCCCGACTGCCCCTGCGCCGTCTGCGCCACCGCCCGCGGCGACCGGGCCCGCGCCGCGACGGCCCTGCTCGTGGACGGCGCGCTGCTGCTCGATCTGACGCCCGGTGCCGCACTCGCGGCCGCCCGCGCGGGCCGTTCGCTGGTGGGCGTACGGCAGGTGCTGCTGTCGCACCCGCACAGCGGGCCCGCGGTGGAACTGCCGGCCGGGCTGCCGGCGGCCGGGCGGGTGCCGGACGGCCAGGAACTGACGCTGATCAGCGGTCACCGGGTGCGGGCGGTGGCCCTGGACTCGCCGGGCACCGGCTACGAGGTGGCGTCACTCGACGGGGAGCGGCTGCTGTACCTGCCGCCGGGCGGCGCGCCGGCCGGCGTCACGGACGGCGACCCCCTCCCCTACGACATGGTGGTGGCCGACGTGCTGGGGCGGCCGGACGGCCTGGCGAAACTGCGGGCGAGGGGCGCGGTCGGTCCGACGACCGACGTGATCGCCGTCCACATCGACCACGACGCTCTGCCCGGCCCCGAGCTGGACCGGCGGCTGGCCGCTTCGGGGGCGCGGACCGTGCCGGACGGCACGACGCTGTACGTGGGCGAGTACCAGGACGTGCCGGACGTGCCCCGGCGCACCCTCGTCACCGGCGGTGCGCGGTCCGGGAAGTCGCTGGAGGCGGAGCGGCGGCTGGAGGCCTTCCCCGACGTGGTGTACGTGGCGACGAGCGGGACGCGGGGCGGCGACGCCGAGTGGGCGGAGCGGATCACCGTCCACCGGGAGCGCAGGCCGGGGAGCTGGCGGACCCTGGAGACCTGCGACCTCGTCCCGCTGCTGGCCGGGAGCGGACCGCCGCTGCTCATCGACTGCCTGTCGCTGTGGCTGACGGACGCGATGGACCAGGTGGGCGCCTGGGACGACGAGCGCTGGGAGACGTCCGGCCGCACGGCCCTGCGCCGGCGTACGGCCGCCCTCGTGGAGGCCCTGCGCGCCACGCGCCGCACGGTCGTCGCGGTGACCAACGAGGTCGGTTCGGGCGTCGTCCCGGCGACCGCCTCGGGCCGACGTTTCCGCGACGAGCTGGGCCGTCTGAACGCCTCGTTCGCCGCCGAGTGCGAGCACGTGGTGCTGATGGTGGCGGGGCAGGCGCTGCCGCTGCGGTGA
- a CDS encoding response regulator has protein sequence MTIRVLLADDQALLRSAFRVLVDSEPDMEVVGEAADGAEAVELARSARPDVVLMDIRMPGTDGLAATRMISADPALAEVRVVMLTTFEADEYVVQSLRAGASGFLGKGAEPGDMLNAVRIAAAGDALLSPAATKGLIAEFLAQGGGPGRPDSEPYAERLAALTGREREVLVLVAGGHPNDEIAGRLEVSPLTVKTHVNRAMAKLGARDRAQLVVIAYESGLVRPGVD, from the coding sequence ATGACCATCAGGGTGCTGCTCGCCGACGACCAGGCTCTGCTGCGCAGCGCGTTCAGGGTGCTGGTGGACTCCGAGCCCGACATGGAGGTCGTGGGGGAGGCAGCGGACGGCGCCGAGGCCGTGGAGCTCGCCCGCTCGGCCCGTCCCGACGTCGTCCTCATGGACATCCGGATGCCCGGTACGGACGGTCTCGCCGCCACCCGGATGATCAGCGCCGACCCCGCACTCGCCGAGGTCCGGGTGGTGATGCTGACGACGTTCGAGGCGGACGAGTACGTCGTGCAGTCGTTGCGGGCCGGGGCCTCCGGCTTCCTCGGCAAGGGAGCGGAACCCGGGGACATGCTGAACGCCGTCCGGATCGCCGCCGCCGGTGACGCCCTGCTCTCGCCCGCGGCCACCAAGGGCCTCATCGCCGAGTTCCTGGCCCAGGGCGGGGGCCCGGGGCGCCCGGACTCCGAGCCGTACGCGGAGCGGCTGGCCGCGCTGACGGGCCGGGAGCGCGAGGTCCTCGTCCTCGTCGCCGGCGGGCACCCCAACGACGAGATCGCCGGCCGGCTGGAGGTCAGCCCGCTCACCGTCAAGACGCATGTGAACCGTGCCATGGCGAAGCTCGGCGCCCGCGACCGGGCGCAACTGGTGGTCATCGCGTACGAATCGGGCCTGGTACGCCCCGGAGTGGACTGA
- a CDS encoding sensor histidine kinase, whose product MTAPLTAISRLAPTRSWLSAHPTACDAGLAAAVLVCMVVASFADPHGPHGPTFGTRTPELRSLLLMVTAAGALVFRRDRPLLVLAVTGAVSVAELVAGDPPAPVAMSAVVALYTVASRTDRPTTWRVGLPTMIVLTGSAVLFGSAPWYSQENLGLFAWTGMASAAGDAVRSRRAFVDAMRERAERAERTREEEARRRVAEERLRIARDLHDVVAHHIALVNVQAGVAAHVMDRRPDQAKEALSHVREASRSALDELRATVGLLRQSGEPAAPTEPAPGLAVLEPLLDGFRRSGLPVELARTDRGTELPAAVDLAAYRIVQEALTNVRKHAGTAAKAEVSVVRVGGTVEVTVLDDGRSAPPAAEGADGGPAAGGGSGGHGLIGMRERVTALGGTLTAGPRYGGGFRVQAILPVKARTKGDVDR is encoded by the coding sequence GTGACCGCACCCCTGACCGCAATCAGCCGGCTCGCGCCGACGCGCTCCTGGCTGAGCGCGCATCCGACGGCGTGCGACGCAGGCCTCGCGGCGGCGGTGCTCGTCTGCATGGTCGTCGCGTCGTTCGCCGACCCCCACGGGCCCCACGGGCCGACCTTCGGCACCCGCACGCCCGAGCTCCGCAGTCTGCTGCTGATGGTGACGGCCGCCGGGGCGCTGGTGTTCCGGCGCGACCGCCCCCTGCTCGTGCTCGCGGTCACCGGTGCCGTGTCCGTCGCCGAACTCGTCGCCGGCGACCCGCCCGCGCCCGTCGCGATGTCCGCGGTGGTCGCCCTCTACACGGTCGCGTCCCGCACCGACCGCCCGACGACCTGGCGGGTCGGCCTGCCGACCATGATCGTGCTGACCGGGTCGGCCGTGCTGTTCGGCTCCGCGCCCTGGTACAGCCAGGAGAACCTCGGCCTCTTCGCCTGGACCGGCATGGCGTCCGCCGCGGGCGACGCCGTGCGCAGCCGACGCGCCTTCGTCGACGCCATGCGGGAGCGGGCCGAGCGGGCCGAGCGCACCCGGGAGGAGGAGGCCCGCCGCCGGGTGGCCGAGGAACGGCTGCGGATCGCCCGCGACCTCCACGATGTCGTCGCCCATCACATCGCCCTGGTCAACGTGCAGGCAGGAGTGGCGGCACACGTCATGGACAGGCGTCCCGACCAGGCCAAGGAGGCGCTGTCCCATGTGCGGGAGGCGAGCCGTTCGGCGCTGGACGAGCTGCGGGCCACCGTCGGTCTGCTCCGGCAGTCCGGCGAGCCGGCGGCGCCCACCGAACCCGCGCCGGGACTCGCCGTTCTCGAGCCGCTGCTGGACGGCTTCCGGCGGTCCGGACTGCCGGTCGAGCTGGCCCGTACCGACCGGGGCACCGAGCTCCCCGCCGCCGTCGACCTCGCCGCGTACCGGATCGTCCAGGAGGCGCTCACCAATGTGCGCAAGCACGCCGGGACCGCGGCGAAGGCCGAGGTGAGCGTCGTACGGGTGGGCGGCACCGTGGAGGTCACCGTCCTCGACGACGGCCGTTCCGCCCCGCCGGCGGCTGAGGGCGCTGACGGCGGGCCGGCTGCCGGCGGCGGCAGCGGCGGTCACGGACTGATCGGCATGCGCGAGCGCGTCACCGCCCTCGGCGGCACCCTGACCGCGGGCCCCCGCTACGGAGGCGGCTTCCGGGTGCAGGCGATACTGCCGGTCAAGGCGCGCACGAAGGGGGACGTGGACCGATGA
- a CDS encoding PspA/IM30 family protein, with protein sequence MSGVMKRMGMIFRAKANKALDRAEDPRETLDYSYQKQLELLQKVRRGVADVATSRKRLELQLNQLQSQSSKLEDQGRKALALGREDLAREALSRRAALQQQVTDLETQHETLQGEEEKLTLAAQRLQAKVDAFRTKKETIKATYTAAQAQTRIGEAFSGISEEMGDVGLAIQRAEDKTAQLQARAGAIDELLASGALDDPTGMAKDDIAAELDRISGGTDVELELQRMKAELAGGTSQQAIEGGDASAAQDQAEGSTRHKFDKQ encoded by the coding sequence ATGAGCGGTGTCATGAAGCGTATGGGGATGATCTTCCGCGCGAAGGCAAACAAGGCCCTCGACCGGGCCGAGGATCCGCGCGAGACCCTCGATTACTCGTACCAGAAACAGCTGGAGCTGCTGCAGAAGGTCCGCCGCGGCGTCGCCGACGTGGCGACCTCCCGCAAGCGCCTGGAACTGCAGCTCAACCAGCTCCAGAGCCAGTCCTCCAAGCTGGAGGACCAGGGCCGCAAGGCGCTGGCGCTCGGCCGCGAGGACCTGGCGCGCGAGGCGCTGTCCCGCCGCGCCGCGCTGCAGCAGCAGGTCACCGATCTGGAGACCCAGCACGAGACGCTCCAGGGCGAGGAGGAGAAGCTCACCCTCGCCGCCCAGCGGCTGCAGGCCAAGGTCGACGCCTTCCGTACCAAGAAGGAGACCATCAAGGCCACGTACACGGCGGCCCAGGCGCAGACCCGGATCGGCGAGGCGTTCTCCGGAATCTCCGAGGAGATGGGCGACGTGGGTCTGGCGATCCAGCGCGCCGAGGACAAGACCGCCCAGCTGCAGGCGAGGGCCGGAGCCATCGACGAGCTCCTCGCGTCCGGTGCGCTGGACGACCCGACCGGGATGGCGAAGGACGACATCGCGGCGGAGCTGGACCGCATCTCCGGAGGCACGGACGTCGAGCTGGAGCTGCAGCGGATGAAGGCCGAGCTGGCCGGGGGCACCTCCCAGCAGGCCATCGAGGGTGGCGACGCCTCTGCGGCGCAGGATCAGGCCGAGGGCAGCACCCGCCACAAGTTCGACAAGCAGTAG
- a CDS encoding DUF3043 domain-containing protein codes for MFRSRSKEEKAPTDKVTADLSKQPRDPEAPKGRPTPKRSEAQTQRRRAQSAPLDRKAAMRRQREARRADLARQREALAGGDERYLPVRDKGPVRRFVRDFVDSRFCIAEFFLPLAVVILVLSMIRVPQLQNIALLLWLGVIVMIVVDSIGLWIRLKKQLNERFPNEPKRGAVAYGLMRTLQMRRLRLPKPQVKRGERP; via the coding sequence GTGTTCCGTAGCCGTTCCAAGGAAGAGAAGGCCCCCACCGACAAGGTGACGGCGGACCTCTCCAAGCAGCCCCGCGACCCCGAGGCCCCCAAGGGCCGCCCGACCCCCAAGCGCAGTGAGGCCCAGACCCAGCGCCGCCGGGCGCAGTCGGCTCCCCTCGACCGCAAGGCGGCCATGCGCCGCCAGCGCGAGGCGCGCCGCGCCGATCTGGCCAGGCAGCGCGAGGCGCTGGCCGGTGGCGACGAGCGCTATCTGCCCGTCCGCGACAAGGGTCCGGTGCGCCGCTTCGTCCGCGACTTCGTGGACTCGCGCTTCTGCATCGCCGAGTTCTTCCTGCCCCTGGCCGTGGTGATCCTGGTGCTCTCCATGATCCGCGTGCCCCAGCTGCAGAACATCGCGCTGCTGCTGTGGCTCGGCGTGATCGTGATGATCGTGGTCGACTCGATCGGCCTCTGGATCCGGCTCAAGAAGCAGCTGAACGAGCGATTCCCGAACGAGCCGAAGCGCGGCGCGGTGGCCTACGGCCTCATGCGCACGCTCCAGATGCGCCGGCTGCGGCTGCCCAAGCCCCAGGTCAAGCGCGGAGAGCGGCCCTGA
- the nadA gene encoding quinolinate synthase NadA, translated as MTTAQPSLTAPDAAGGPQDVQPTPLALLLLGREADPRSERGVECPGDLPSPSDPDLVERARAAKEKLGDKVFVLGHHYQRDEVIQFADVTGDSFKLARDAAARPEAEYIVFCGVHFMAESADILTGDDQKVVLPDLAAGCSMADMATAEQVAECWDVLTEAGVAERTVPVSYMNSSADIKAFTGKHGGTICTSSNAKRALDWAFEQGEKVLFLPDQHLGRNTAVRDMGMSLDDCVVYNPHRPNGGLTAEQLRDAKMILWRGHCSVHGRFSLDSVNDVRARIPGVNVLVHPECKHEVVAAADYVGSTEYIIKTLEAAPAGSAWAIGTELNLVRRLANRFAPEGKEIVFLDKTVCFCSTMNRIDLPHLVWALESLAEGNLVNRIQVDSETESFAKLALERMLALP; from the coding sequence GTGACCACCGCCCAGCCCTCCCTCACTGCGCCGGACGCAGCAGGGGGCCCCCAGGATGTCCAGCCGACGCCGCTCGCGCTGCTGCTGCTCGGCCGCGAGGCCGACCCCAGGAGCGAGCGGGGCGTCGAGTGCCCCGGCGACCTTCCCTCCCCGTCCGACCCGGACCTGGTGGAGCGCGCCCGCGCGGCGAAGGAGAAGCTCGGCGACAAGGTGTTCGTGCTCGGTCACCACTACCAGCGCGACGAGGTCATCCAGTTCGCGGACGTCACCGGCGACTCCTTCAAGCTCGCGAGGGACGCGGCGGCCCGGCCGGAGGCCGAGTACATCGTCTTCTGCGGTGTGCACTTCATGGCCGAGTCGGCGGACATCCTCACCGGCGACGACCAGAAGGTCGTCCTGCCCGACCTCGCCGCCGGCTGCTCGATGGCCGACATGGCCACGGCCGAGCAGGTCGCCGAGTGCTGGGACGTCCTCACCGAGGCGGGCGTCGCGGAGCGGACCGTACCCGTCTCGTACATGAACTCCTCCGCGGACATCAAGGCGTTCACCGGCAAGCACGGCGGCACCATCTGTACGTCCTCGAACGCCAAGCGCGCGCTGGACTGGGCCTTCGAGCAGGGCGAGAAGGTCCTCTTCCTGCCCGACCAGCACCTCGGTCGGAACACGGCGGTCCGCGACATGGGCATGTCCCTCGACGACTGCGTCGTCTACAACCCGCACCGGCCGAACGGCGGACTCACCGCCGAGCAGCTGCGCGACGCGAAGATGATCCTGTGGCGCGGCCACTGCTCGGTGCACGGCCGCTTCTCGCTGGACTCCGTCAACGACGTCCGCGCGCGCATCCCGGGTGTGAACGTCCTGGTCCACCCCGAGTGCAAACACGAGGTCGTCGCCGCGGCCGACTACGTGGGCTCCACGGAGTACATCATCAAGACGCTGGAGGCCGCCCCCGCCGGTTCCGCGTGGGCGATCGGCACCGAGCTGAACCTGGTACGCCGCCTGGCGAACCGTTTCGCCCCGGAGGGCAAGGAGATCGTCTTCCTCGACAAGACGGTCTGCTTCTGCTCGACGATGAACCGGATCGACCTGCCGCACCTGGTGTGGGCGCTGGAGTCGCTGGCGGAGGGGAACCTGGTCAACCGGATCCAGGTCGACTCCGAGACGGAGAGCTTCGCCAAGCTGGCCCTGGAGCGCATGCTGGCGCTTCCCTGA
- a CDS encoding class I SAM-dependent methyltransferase: MARQLDEQLAARFPVGQRLRVLDVGMGQGTQALRLARAGHRVTGLESDRDMLQVAREALAHEPEGIRERFRTIEADGRETGVHFLPGSFDVVLCHGVLMYVEDRDAMLAGLARMLAPGGLLSLLVRNADALALRPGLAGDWSAALTAFDTDTYTNRLGLRVRGDRLASLTATLAGIAAPLHAWYGVRVFTDGAPDDVEPPSGDELTRLLAAEDRAGRTDPYRSVAALLHLCGVRGQ; encoded by the coding sequence GTGGCACGGCAGCTCGACGAGCAGCTGGCCGCCCGGTTCCCCGTCGGGCAGCGGCTGCGGGTTCTCGACGTCGGCATGGGGCAGGGCACTCAGGCCCTGCGCCTCGCCCGGGCCGGGCACAGGGTCACCGGCCTGGAGTCCGACCGCGACATGCTGCAGGTCGCCCGTGAGGCCCTGGCGCACGAGCCCGAGGGCATCCGGGAGCGCTTCCGGACGATCGAGGCCGACGGCCGTGAGACGGGTGTGCACTTCCTGCCCGGCTCCTTCGACGTGGTGCTGTGCCACGGCGTGCTGATGTACGTCGAGGACCGCGACGCCATGCTGGCGGGCCTGGCCCGGATGCTGGCCCCGGGCGGTCTGCTGTCCCTGCTGGTGAGGAACGCGGACGCGCTGGCGTTGCGGCCGGGGCTGGCAGGCGACTGGAGCGCGGCGCTGACCGCCTTCGACACGGACACTTACACCAACCGCCTCGGCCTGCGGGTGCGCGGGGACCGGCTGGCATCGCTGACGGCGACCCTGGCCGGGATCGCCGCTCCCCTGCACGCCTGGTACGGGGTGCGGGTCTTCACCGACGGCGCGCCGGACGACGTGGAGCCGCCGTCCGGGGACGAACTCACCCGGCTGCTGGCGGCCGAGGACCGCGCGGGCCGGACGGACCCGTACCGCTCGGTGGCGGCACTGCTGCACCTGTGCGGAGTGCGCGGCCAGTAG